In Psychrobacter ciconiae, the genomic window ATGAGAGATATGCTGTTAAAGGCGCATCTTATGACCAAATCTCTTGTTATCGCCGCCGCTTTATTTGCAGCCACGCTCGTTTCTGCTGAAGCGCAAGTTTGCAAAGTCACCGACCCGACAACGACCAAGCTGAACGTCCGTGATAGCCCCTCGGGCAAAATCATCGGCAAGCTTGCTAATGGTCGCCTCGTTTATATCACCGATATCGATTACGACGCTAAAGGCAGAGCTTGGGCACTGGTGTTTGATGTCAAAAACGATCGCTATTTGGGCTGGGTATTTCGCGAGTTTATCAGTTGTTATCAGTAAACAAAAAACCACCGAACGTTCGGTGGTTTTTTTACGCTATCCTTTATCAGGTTAATTTTGCTAGAATATCTCCATCTCCTTTTATGATTTTTAATAATAAGCCAAACTTATGCTCAACAATCAATCGCAATTTTCTCAGCCGTTAAAAGTCCTTCATACCTCCGATTGGCATTTGGGGCGTAGGCTTTATGGTCGGGCGCGCTATGAGGAGTTTTCAAAGTTTTTGGCGTGGCTGCTTGAGACCATCATTCGTGAGAACATTGATGTTTTGATTGTGGCGGGCGATATTTTTGACACCATGACCCCAAGCAATCAGGCGCAAACGCTGTATTTTGAGTTTTTGGGAAAGGTAAGTAAATCCTGCTGTCAGCATGTGGTAATTGTGGCAGGAAACCACGATTCGCCCTCGTTTTTGGACGCGCCAAAGCAGGTGCTTAAGTTTTTGGACGTTCATGTGATCGGAACGGCGTGTGACAACCCAAGTGATGAGGTCATCACCCTTTGGGCAAGTGATGGCGCGCCGCAAGCGATCATTGCGGCTGTGCCCTACCTTCGTGACCGTGACGTTCGCCAAAACCGCACCGGTCAAAGCTTTGATGAAAAAGACGCCAATGTCATTGCCGGTATTTGCCAGCATTATGATTTGGTTGCCGCTGAGGCAAAATATCAGCAATCACAGCTCAAGCAAGATTTTTCAGCCCATGTGCCAATCATTGCTACGGGGCATCTATTTGCCGCTGGCGGCAGCACAACCGAGGATGACGGCGTTCGCAATTTGTATGTGGGAAACCTTGGCAAGATTTCAGCAGATATGTTTGATGATTGCTTTGATTATGTGGCGCTTGGGCATCTGCACGTGCCGCAATTGGTGGGCGGTCGAGACCACATTCGCTATAGCGGGTCACCGATTGCGATGGGCTTTGGGGAAGCTCGCCAGCGCAAGCGACTTATTTTGGTTGAATTTGGTCAAGACGGTTTGACAATGACACCTATTTTTGTGCCGCGCTTTCAAAAACTTGCGCAAATTCGCGGTGATTTGACCCAAATTCGCGCCGAAATCGCCGACTTTGCCGCCCAAAATGAGCCCATTTGGCTTGAGGTGGTTTATAGCGGTGATGCGTTGGTCAGTGATTTGCGCGAGCAAGTTACCCAGATGATTCAGGGGACGACTTGTGAGGTGCTAAAAATCAAAAACCCTAAATCCTACCATTATGCTTTAAAACAAGATTATGAGTTTGAAACTTTGCAAGATTTGGATGAAAGCGAGGTCTTTGAGCGCTGCCTTGAGGCGCATCAAATTACCGGCGACCAAAAAATTGAGCTTCGTAGTGCTTATGACAATCTCATGGCGCTGATGACCGAGCAAGACCGTTTTGCCGATTGATCCCACATTTTAAACCCAAATTAAAACCCAGCAAAGGACCACCCAATGCGACTGATTGAGCTGCGCCTCACCAACTTAAACTCTTTAAAGGGCAATTGGCGCATTAATTTTACCCACGAGGCGTTTATTAATGAGGGGATTTTTGCGATTACAGGGCAAACAGGCGCCGGCAAAACCACCATTTTAGACGCCATTTGCCTCGCGCTTTATAGCCAAACGCCGCGGCTTGGAAAAATCACAGGCAGCGCGAACGACATCATGACCCAAGGCACGGGCGAATGCGCCGCTGAAGTGGTCATTGAAATCGGCGGTCAGCAGTACTGCTGCTCGTGGTATCAGCACCGTGCTTATAAAAAAGCGGGCGGAAAACTTGCTGCCATCAAACATCAAATCAGCGAGCTGCCCTCTGGCAAAATCTTAGAAGATGCCACTTCAAAGACCGCGCCTTATATTCAAGAGTTGATGGGAATGGATTTTGACCAATTTACCCGCTCCATCATGCTGGCTCAGGGCAGCTTTGCCGCGTTTTTAAAATCCGACATTGCCAACCGCGCCGCCTTACTCGAAAAAATCACCGGAACGGCAATTTATGCCAAAATTTCCAAGCAAGTTTTTGAAAAATTCCGCGATGAAAAACATCAGCTAGAACGGCTTGAATCAAAAATCGCGCACCTGCCTGTCTTAAGCTTAGAAGATGAGCGGCAACTGTCGCAGCGGCTTAGCGAGTTGAGCGACAAACAATCACAGCGTAAAGCGCAACTGCAATCCCTAAACGAGCAGTGGCGCTGGCTCGATAACATTAGCACGTTAGCGCAGCAGCTGAACCAACACCAAAACGAGTTAAGCCATGCCAACCAGCAATTTGACGCCTTTGCGCCCGAAAATTTGCGCTTAATTGCCGCCAATCGCGCTTTAGAAATTGACAGCGGTTATCAAACCTTAACCCTCAATCGTCAGCAATTGTCAGCCTTGCTCCAAGAAAAGTCTGACCTTGATGCTCAAGTACCACAGCTGGTTGCAGCGCAAACTGCCGCCAAGCAAATACAGGCGCAATGCCTTGAGCAAGAAAAAATCGCTCAAAACGAGTATCAAGTTAAGCTGCCAATGCTAAAGCAAGTTCGGCAATTAGACAGCCAAATTTTGCAACTATCAAGCGCGCTTGCCGAGGATGCCTCTCGAAAATCGGCGCTGACTCAGCAGCTATCAAACCTTGAGGCGCAAATCAGGCGTCAGCAAATCGACGCTCATAACGCCAATGAGCGTTTGATAGAGGTTCAAAATCAGCTAAAATCGCAACCAGACCCAAGCGACTTAATCAAAGATATCGACCGCGCGCAAGAGCTTCGCTGGCAGCTTGGCGAGCAGCTTGAGGCGCAAATTCAAGACAACGCCCAACAAGCCGCCCTAGAGCAAATCGCAAAGGAAGGCTCAGCGGCGCTTGGGGCATTGGCTAAAAAACGCAGTGAAGCGCAAGATCAAGCCGAGCGGCAAAAACAGCAACTGCTTGATCTTGAAAAAAACATAGGTGAGGACAATCAAGAAACGCTGCAGCACCAGCGTTATCTTTGGGCAAATCGCCTTAAAAAGCTCAGCACTCTCCAAGAGCGATTGCAACATTTAAAAGACGCCAACCATCAAATAAATGTGCTTGTTGAGCAGCAATCCGCGCTATCGCCACTTATTCAAGAGTCATCAATGACCATTGAGCAGCTGCAAGACGCGATTGACGCCGACCAAGCCACGCGCCATGACAAACAGACTCAATTGCAATTGCTACAAAAAGTCGCCAAGCTTGAGGATTATATCACCGAGCTTGAGGCAGGCGTGCCCTGTCCGCTTTGCGGCGCCACCGAGCATCCCTATCAAAACGAGCACCCTCACCTTGCAGCGGCAACAAACCCATCAAGCTCCCAACAATTGCAAACGCTGATCGCAAGCTTAGATGAGCGCATTTCCCGCCAGCAGCAGCAATTGTCTGACCTTCAAATCAAAATCGCTGATTTGAACGCCCGCCTTGAGCATCAACATCAGCTAAAATCAGGGCTTTATGAGCAATCTTGGCAATTATTGAAAAAGCTAAACTCAGAATCGACCGAGCTTTTACCGCACGGCTTAAAAGTTGATGAAGCATCGCTGCCGCAATTGTTCGCACAAATATCAGCAAATCTTACCAAGCACCAAGCAAGCGACCAGCCAGCGCCGCTCGATGGCTCGCTGATTGAGCTTGGCTTTACTCAGCTTCATGATATTAAAATGACAATCGATACCAAACAAGCCGCAACGATAGCCGCCCAAGATGCCCTCGCCAAAAAAACCGAGGCAATCGAAGCAACGCGGCAAGCACTAAACGAGCAGCAGCAGCAGTTATTG contains:
- a CDS encoding SH3 domain-containing protein, with amino-acid sequence MTKSLVIAAALFAATLVSAEAQVCKVTDPTTTKLNVRDSPSGKIIGKLANGRLVYITDIDYDAKGRAWALVFDVKNDRYLGWVFREFISCYQ
- a CDS encoding exonuclease SbcCD subunit D C-terminal domain-containing protein, yielding MLNNQSQFSQPLKVLHTSDWHLGRRLYGRARYEEFSKFLAWLLETIIRENIDVLIVAGDIFDTMTPSNQAQTLYFEFLGKVSKSCCQHVVIVAGNHDSPSFLDAPKQVLKFLDVHVIGTACDNPSDEVITLWASDGAPQAIIAAVPYLRDRDVRQNRTGQSFDEKDANVIAGICQHYDLVAAEAKYQQSQLKQDFSAHVPIIATGHLFAAGGSTTEDDGVRNLYVGNLGKISADMFDDCFDYVALGHLHVPQLVGGRDHIRYSGSPIAMGFGEARQRKRLILVEFGQDGLTMTPIFVPRFQKLAQIRGDLTQIRAEIADFAAQNEPIWLEVVYSGDALVSDLREQVTQMIQGTTCEVLKIKNPKSYHYALKQDYEFETLQDLDESEVFERCLEAHQITGDQKIELRSAYDNLMALMTEQDRFAD
- a CDS encoding SbcC/MukB-like Walker B domain-containing protein; this translates as MRLIELRLTNLNSLKGNWRINFTHEAFINEGIFAITGQTGAGKTTILDAICLALYSQTPRLGKITGSANDIMTQGTGECAAEVVIEIGGQQYCCSWYQHRAYKKAGGKLAAIKHQISELPSGKILEDATSKTAPYIQELMGMDFDQFTRSIMLAQGSFAAFLKSDIANRAALLEKITGTAIYAKISKQVFEKFRDEKHQLERLESKIAHLPVLSLEDERQLSQRLSELSDKQSQRKAQLQSLNEQWRWLDNISTLAQQLNQHQNELSHANQQFDAFAPENLRLIAANRALEIDSGYQTLTLNRQQLSALLQEKSDLDAQVPQLVAAQTAAKQIQAQCLEQEKIAQNEYQVKLPMLKQVRQLDSQILQLSSALAEDASRKSALTQQLSNLEAQIRRQQIDAHNANERLIEVQNQLKSQPDPSDLIKDIDRAQELRWQLGEQLEAQIQDNAQQAALEQIAKEGSAALGALAKKRSEAQDQAERQKQQLLDLEKNIGEDNQETLQHQRYLWANRLKKLSTLQERLQHLKDANHQINVLVEQQSALSPLIQESSMTIEQLQDAIDADQATRHDKQTQLQLLQKVAKLEDYITELEAGVPCPLCGATEHPYQNEHPHLAAATNPSSSQQLQTLIASLDERISRQQQQLSDLQIKIADLNARLEHQHQLKSGLYEQSWQLLKKLNSESTELLPHGLKVDEASLPQLFAQISANLTKHQASDQPAPLDGSLIELGFTQLHDIKMTIDTKQAATIAAQDALAKKTEAIEATRQALNEQQQQLLQFNQDHQQLAHDLRLNQSHLDHSHHQTSQQREHLIALIDKFIFLINKHPQRQGFDALTALKQKLAHNIALQQQDCRQALLDCEQFNQQLLQLQAQFVANHDAKLALSEQLTTLNANIKAQKSQLQQDQNTLAAMERVITDKQQQQQAWQLSREQLFGGNPDEEAARLQKTIDDAKADLAITERKLDVINQQLQTIKDQQAKTNEAIGRLKSSLLRQEADFQQALIDAQFNDETDFCQALLPKHERDTLNQQKLAIEQTLSRAKLQLDTTKTALELAQSQALTEQSLPEITLQTEALQADFDNALSEIGGIGQKLLDNEQQKAAQSVQLLNIQQQKENLRVWQQLYELIGSADGKKYRTFAQSLTFEVMINHANQQLQKMSNRYLLVHDSEQPLELSVIDDYQGGEIRSTKNLSGGEGFIISLALALGLSQMASQNIRVDSLFLDEGFGTLDEESLDIALDTLTGLQQEGKLIGVISHVSALKERILTQIQVKKRSGGISVLSGHGCQALAS